The Cydia splendana chromosome 2, ilCydSple1.2, whole genome shotgun sequence nucleotide sequence AACGAACAGGTAATTATAATTGGGACTCGGTTTCATATCGATTCATGGATTTAACCATGAAATCAATGACttaaaatttactatatttacttACCAATGAATAATGATTTCATCATGTAATTAATAATTTGCCAACCCTAACTTCAAGTTGCTACTTTTCAAAGCAGCCGCAACCACTTTGACGACTCTTCGATTGAGTATTTACTTCGTTGAGTGTCACTCCATTTGTTAGGGCTGTGCTAATTGTTTATTCGTTGTGTTCAACCCTGTCCGACCTTCGTCACGAATACCAGCATTAAAAGCTTTAGGTTTAACTTTAAAATTTTACCatgttacctacttaaatacacGTTCGTCAAATGttggttaacacattcactgcccccgacgcacatgtgcgtacaccgtcatacaagtttgttcctaggccacgccccctggcagtgaatgcgttaaacaTTGTGATTAAAGTTGTGATGTTAAGGGCTATTGaaatatacagatgtagtgcataattgtctcggaaacgttcgtaattGTCATGCTACTAGCCAACATCAATTATGTACAGAATGTAACCTTTTGAGCTTAATaaactttatcttatcttatcttatctatttTTTCACCTACGGATTCCAATGTTTGGTAAGGCAGTGTAGaatcagaccaagaatagtctgcagcggatttgatagcccacgcagtgaaagtgttattttaaacgtgaaacttctatgaaattatgacgtataaatgacacttgcactgcgcgggctatcaaatccgctgcagactgtttttggtctgactctaacctCTTGTCAGTGTATGATTAGGACTGACCGAGTTTCGAAtcttctttttgcattttttttttcgatattgATTTTGTCTGCTCCATACTGTACAAGTGCACAACCCAGGCTCGAACCCACGACTTTTGACTATACACACATATTATAGGATAAAAAGCCGAATTAAATATCCAAATATatgtcttgttttttttttgtaaatggcAGTAATAAAACCATTATACATACTAGTATATTCACAAAATTATAATGAGCGAACTGCATCAGTAAAAATTACACACGGTATATAAAACGCCTTATTTATGTGTTTATGAAATAtcccggtagatgtcgctattacGATTGGTCAAAATCCTACATCTCGCGAACGTTTGTTCATCGTATTCGTAGTATACGTAAGATGTTAGAGTTTAAacctgtttttagggttccgtacccaaagggtaaaaacgggacactaagggccagttgcaccaaccacatttgagagactgatcaacgtcagccggcgcgccgcggcacttttctatgaaactttccatacatgaaaattttgcgaactctttaactaTACGAACtttttggtgcaaccgaccctaacaggcctattcggatttcgagataatcgcaagatcttgagacgattaaagagatcaactagatctacattagatatcgactagatgtgacttggatatctaagtcataacttatcgaaatcgttcaagaggacttccagaatcgcggaaacgtcaaatttgacatatctatcttacaaatatctttaaattatccgtatcgtaacttgttgaagtctagtagaaatctaattcattttccgaatcgagccgtaagactcgactgtccgtctatctgtcaccaggcatctcacgaaccgtgatagctagaaagttgaaattttcacaaatgatgtatttctgttgccgctataacaacaaatactaaaaagtacggaaccctcggtgggcgagtccgactcgcacttgttcggtTTTTATATTTTGGAGACTAAATTTTGTGTGTAGTTTTATTTCAGCCAGAGCCAATATTAgttgtttattattaaactcgGTGTTTGTTTCTTGATATCCCTTCGAAACCAAAGTGCAAAATTGTACACAAGGCGACTATCACCTATCAATGACACAATACCCATTGATGACGATGGTGATAATAAGATGCTGTTTTAATACCGATTCATTCAAAGTGTCAAGTCTATCGCCTTAGCAGTAATTATAATGAGGCCCAGATACGAATCTACGCCAAAGTTAAAtttaataagttatttttatgaAAGGGACTTTGAGGCTTCATTAAAAAACTTTGTTACAAAGCGCCTATCGCAATAGGGTACTTAGTAAGTTGCCGGTGCAACGATAGGCTTTTCAATTTAAGACGATACTATCTTTACGAGTTGTAATGTAATACCTCAACTTTGTTCCTAGTCttaattgaataataaaattatacaggTGACTTCAAACGAACAAAGaaacgtacttacctatttatttaatgtcCCATTTTGACGAAGCTGGATACTTGTCGCCGCGTACGGGGGGCGTGACTTTGCCCTGGAAGCGTTTCTGATTGctacaggttatgaatttgaccTGGATTTGTTATAGATATGATCTGTCTATGTCAAAAATGACATTTCTTCATCCAGAAACAGAACTTGTAACACTAACAGATCATATctcttctcttcttcctcgcgttatcccggcattttgccacggctcatgggagtctggggtctgcttgacaactaatcccaaggtTTGGCGTAGCCACTAGttcttacgaaagcgactgccatctgaccttccactaacagatcatatccataacaaatcttTATCAAATTTTATAACCTGTTGTTACAGTCACAATACGCCTTTTGAACTGTGGCCAGTCGCTTTTCTACCAATCTGAAACTAACCCCGTCAAACGTTAGAACCCTCGCGATACGGAACTCCCTTTTCACTAACTCATTGCACGAACCAAATTACAGAGCAAAGCGATAGCAAGTCGATAGCCACCCAAATTagcaatttaaaatttaattccCTGCCAACGGGCAACACCTGTAGCGTTTAACTGCCGAAGATAGAACGATCCAAATTGCTACCATTCGACGTCCTACGATTACAGTTTTACTGCCATATCGTAAAATTCTTTTTAAGGACACGCGAGTTGTCCAGTTGGGTCGTAAAATTTGTAGCAATAATAAAAAGGTCTAATTCTATGttaaacaaagttacggagcgGAAGTTTGGGACAAACAGGGGCAGTGGTACACCTGAGAGATTGGAGACCTTCGGCAGGTTTTGCCAATCCACCAACATAATACATTGGAGACGCGGGATTGGTAGAGGCTAGACTGCATGCATAGCCTTGAACACCGTAGAAAGGTAGCTTGTTCATCGGTATTCTACAGGATACATTTCGGGGAGTGTGCGATGGGATTACATAATCCCCCCATCTCCGTTCTGCCACCTTGGGACTAGACGCGGACTTGCGTTTCATTTCACCCTTACGTCGTTACTCTGTCACTGATTCGTACTAAGCGCTATGCATCCAGCTTTATCATGCGAACGGCTAAGGAGTGGAATTCACTTCCTGCAAATCTATTCCCAGTCCACTATAACTTGGATCTCTTTAAATCGAGAGTGAATAGACATTAGGTAAGCATGACGTTTAGGTaagcatgttccatcctagactgcatcagcacttaccatcaggtgagattgcggtcaaatatttacattttttccaataaaaaaaaaataataggtacatattctCTAAGGATCAATCGTAAGTCATCGTTCTAGCGCCGTCCCGACATTTTTCCACggctcacttagtctcttagATCCGCTCGGAaacctaatcccaagaattggcaccAGGCACTTTACGAAAATGACTGTAATCCGTCCTTCCAACACAAAAGGGAAACCACTAACCAGGCCTTATTGGGAGTAAGGTTTTCTCAGATTGTAAAATGAGATTACTTATCTTATAAATTCATAAtaaaattgtgtcgcttaacttcaaacccgGGTAAATCCACTCGACCCTCTctgcaaatatctaccctattaccttttcttaatatcaaaatcgcataatctaaCAGACGGATTTACCACTCGAGTTTGAAttaagttaagcgactcaattctTCTCCATGAAAAGTTTTCATACTTGCTGTGAAGAGCTTGTCTATATCGATGCGAATAGAGTAGTAGGATATAAAGACCTTTCTCCTCAATATGTACTTAAAATATGAACAAAACTAGTTTATAGGTCGATCAGTAAAACAACACAATGTCACGCCACTTTCATTCAtgtttattcaaaaactaaCCAAAATAAATACCGGATATAATTTAACATGAAACAAGAATATTCCGCATTTTGTGTACACGTGACGAGTGCCGGCAAAGCGTTTGTTATTCCAATTAAACAAACAATCAAAGCCAAACAATGCGACTCGCATAACAGTTTTTATCATCACAACATaatataaagcctgaccagtaatatgatcattgtcaagtgggcgctgttattctcatgtaaaGGGTGACAGTTCGgtatattatgaaaaaaaatagtttcaGTGAAATTctgcaacatggcgcgtgatcatatattcctggtcaggctttcacaatatatatttttcagtagaatatcatttaaaaaaacattagaatgaaataaagcacAAGGCAAGATCTGTGACCAAACTTTGAACAATCTATAAGTAGAAGTAAACGTAGatttattgtttaaaattaGGTCAAAAGTCTAGTTATATAATGAAAACCATACTGTCGTTTCTAAAAATgcgaaactttttaacaatgcCAAATCTAGGACACTTAATTTGCTATGGGAAACTATATTTGCACAACTTGCACATCCATTATTATACGTCGGCTGTACAAACAGCACCACTATTAACAACTGTCCATCGGTCGACCTTttttaataaggtttacgaattgtCAGTTGTGTCTACGATGGTACAACTAACTCTGACCCCTTGTTACACGGCCGAGAAGCTAAACCGCGGCGAGTGCTATATTTCGAGATCTTGTAGTTTTCCCCCTTTGGTATGCGATACGCCTTTAATGTTGCCCTAATGCTTTCCCATGATTTCCACTTTCGATGTCTTCTAACGTTACCTGTTTCCATTCGGGCCTATGAATTCTGAGTTACAAAGGTGTAGTCACTAACTATATCGCGTCGACAACACCCTCACAAAAATTATGTAACGACAAATTATTTAGACCATTTTGTCAACACTTCTACATTGCTTTATATACAGTTTTATGTTACGTCTCGTCTTCTGCGGTCAATTAAAGCATGTAAGGGGCCCACacattaccagttcgccggacgatatcaacctgtcagttaaacgcaaaatgtgacagttctgaacaactgacaggctgatatcgtccggcaaactggtaatctgtgggcccctttagactaGGTGGAGTAGGCAGTAGGTAGTAGACTTTGGCTTAATTTCAGACAACCTCCTACACATTTTGTGGCATTGGCGTGGGTTCGGACCCCTCGTCGAGGGTCTGGATATTGAAGCGCGACGAGTGCTGTACCTCCACCTCTTGTAGTTCCTCCACATTAGGGATGCGGTATGCCATTAATGCTGACCCATGGTTGCCAATGCCAACGTCTTCGAAGGCTACCTGGTAGAAAAATAAATAGTatctatattaatttaaaaaattaatacattataataatatatatatagctATCATACATAAAAAACAGCAAAATCAGTGGTTAAGTAAAACGCGGGACTATACTGATTTCATCTATACCTAATGaggctgaaaaaaaaaacaatcttcATTTTTAACAAGATAAGTAGCAACTTACTTTTACTTGCTTGAAATAATGCTTAAATATAGATAGGCACTGGCATTTTTTTTGTAGCCGAGACATAAGAAAGGGATCTTCCTACTTATTAAGTGGTAATaagaatatttaaaacttttacGAGCATTGTGTGAAAACAAGTTAAATTTATGCAGAGTTAAGTGTGCCATCAATCATCATAACGTCAGACGTTTCGTCCAAGAACAACGTGCGTGACTGGTCAATATATgctaatatttactttataacactcacccttagagcatttaataaccgcaGTCGCCTTTAAGGGCTTACCCCTCTGCctaaaaccttgcacaattgtgcaaacttttgtatggaccgacgtttatctgacatggctatttgtacgttacttacaaatcatgtacaaatagccatacatttgacgtgcccctcccccggaaaaattggcagactgttttgtacagaaaatgacagccaaggcgtctccagttactaaatgctcaaAGCACTCACCTTATCATCTACTTTATAGTCCTTGTAGTATATCTCATGGTACTTGCGAAAACCAATTTCCTCAGCGACCTGGTGCAAACGGCTAGTGGTGAAGATCCCGGAGATGGCGGGAATGTGGGCGTTCACGCATAAATCTATAGCCGCTGTCAGCATCTCTTTCATAAACCCTGAAA carries:
- the LOC134803147 gene encoding uncharacterized protein LOC134803147, which gives rise to MKEMLTAAIDLCVNAHIPAISGIFTTSRLHQVAEEIGFRKYHEIYYKDYKVDDKVAFEDVGIGNHGSALMAYRIPNVEELQEVEVQHSSRFNIQTLDEGSEPTPMPQNV